AGCCCTGCGCGTCCAGCACCGCCTTGGAGACGATGTTCTCGGAGGCGATCAGCTCGATCTGCTTCTTCTCACGCACGATTTCCTGCGTGATGCCGGCGAACACGGCCGGATCGGAGTCCTTCAGGGACTGGGTGAAATAACCTTCGGGCTTCAGAGCGTCGCTCATAGATAGTCAGGCCTCTTGGACGTGGGAGCCGAGCTCCGGGCTGGACAGCATGGCGACGCGGCGCTGATGCCGGTCGCCTTCGAATTCGGTGGCGAGGAAGGTGCGGACGCAGGCCTTGGCCATCACCTCGCCGATCATGCGGGCGCCGAGCGCGATGATGTTCGCATCATTATGCTGGCGGGCGAGGCCGGCGGAGACGGGCTCCGACACGAGCGCGCAGCGGGCGGCGGGGTGGCGGTTGACGGCGATCGAGATGCCGATGCCCGATCCGCAGAGCGCGATGCCGCGATCGGCGCGGCCTTCCCCGATCGCGCGGGCGAGACGATAGCCGTAATCGGGATAATCGACGGAGGCGGTATCGAAGGGGCCGAGATCCTCGACGCTGTAATCCTGCTCCCGCAACCATGCCACGAGCGCGGCCTTCAGCGCAACGGCGGCGTGATCGGAGGCGATGGCGATGCGCATCGGCAGGAGCTTCCTTATGGTTCGATTCGGAATGGCGGTGCATTAGTGGCGGCGAACGCCCTTCGCCACCCTGCATTCCGGCGCGGGCGTGCCCCGCATGTGTTCAGCGCATTAGCAGGGTGCCGTGAACAATTCTACAATCAAATATCGCAATACCTGATGATATGCATTAATATTCCGACATTATGTGCTGATATCCTGTCACCGATGTGCTGACGTCGATGCATCTCGCGATCCGATGGCCTTTCGCGCTGCGTTGCGGCAATCCGGGGCTTTTCGTCGCCGGTCGTAGCCGCTATCGGCCTTCGCAACGGAAGGATCACGCATGGCCGAATTCGCGCTCCCCAAAAACAGCGTCATCAAGAAGGGTAAGGCGCATAAGGCAGAGGCC
This DNA window, taken from Sphingomonas sp. AP4-R1, encodes the following:
- the rpiB gene encoding ribose 5-phosphate isomerase B gives rise to the protein MRIAIASDHAAVALKAALVAWLREQDYSVEDLGPFDTASVDYPDYGYRLARAIGEGRADRGIALCGSGIGISIAVNRHPAARCALVSEPVSAGLARQHNDANIIALGARMIGEVMAKACVRTFLATEFEGDRHQRRVAMLSSPELGSHVQEA